In a single window of the Pseudogemmatithrix spongiicola genome:
- a CDS encoding DUF3332 family protein produces the protein MRLAMLRRRVVLATVAAGLVASTGCFGPFRLTQKLYTVNKGVSSQRFVPEIIFYLLIPVYGGALVVDGIFANTIEFWTGSNPFSSSRVVRADGTTLIQRGVTTSDGKTLTIDEVKGGETVATTTIHVPHDWNTARLATRYKDGRVVTKTYVLGADGNITLQE, from the coding sequence ATGCGTCTCGCCATGTTGCGCCGCCGTGTTGTGCTCGCCACCGTTGCCGCCGGGCTCGTTGCGTCGACGGGGTGCTTCGGCCCCTTCCGGCTCACGCAGAAGCTGTACACCGTGAATAAAGGGGTGTCGAGTCAGCGATTCGTACCAGAGATCATCTTCTATCTCCTGATACCTGTCTACGGAGGTGCGTTGGTCGTCGACGGGATTTTCGCGAACACCATCGAGTTCTGGACGGGATCGAACCCGTTCTCGAGCTCGCGCGTCGTGCGCGCTGACGGAACGACGCTCATCCAGCGCGGCGTCACGACGTCCGATGGCAAGACGCTGACGATCGATGAAGTGAAGGGCGGCGAGACGGTGGCAACGACCACGATTCACGTCCCGCACGACTGGAACACCGCGCGGCTCGCGACGCGCTACAAGGACGGGCGCGTCGTGACGAAGACCTACGTGCTCGGCGCCGACGGGAACATCACCCTCCAGGAATAG
- a CDS encoding sulfatase-like hydrolase/transferase: MNTPRLPLPRGRDLLIGLSLANLWFIRLWGEVLAVAGPDAYFSSIHNADIYALMLNVALLGGALAFGATWLRRRGAIGRRVMVTGFTVVLLAQLNHLGPELNPGVLSLVDLWKSGKHLDVILPLVVVVTLVTACVRWPQRALRLAVGFVLVLSPFVAVTFGRAALILLQVNPSEALASKAPSVDADVPRRAGPRVVLVVMDAMGRRHAIDARPDSIEMPALDRLRAEGLDATQVTQIGRQTKISVPGMLSGLEVEASEPEGADELILTLEDGRTVPWSETDNLIDEAQSLGGVGVIAGWYHPYCRIFEHSDACETYPARTVGSRARDTGFWRAVAEQQLALVPYLSLWLRQVEIVETQREDLAQAAVLGERGFVFLHVIAPHTPWIWDHEEQDYTLTEFSPDGMFFNLELADVMLGEIREAMERAGQWDSTAVIVTSDHVAQYRPRWIEEPEDTRVPFIVKLAGARGGLSYARALDGIVVHELASALLRDEIPDYASLVAWLDAHAAPRDSTQ, encoded by the coding sequence GTGAACACGCCACGCCTGCCCCTGCCGCGCGGGCGTGACCTGCTGATCGGCCTCTCGCTGGCCAACCTCTGGTTCATCCGGCTCTGGGGCGAGGTCCTCGCCGTGGCGGGGCCCGATGCGTACTTCAGCAGCATCCACAACGCGGACATCTACGCGTTGATGCTGAACGTGGCGCTGCTCGGGGGCGCGCTCGCGTTCGGCGCGACGTGGCTGCGCCGGCGCGGCGCCATCGGCCGCCGTGTGATGGTGACGGGATTCACCGTCGTGCTGCTTGCGCAGCTCAACCATCTCGGACCGGAGCTGAACCCCGGGGTGCTCTCGCTAGTGGACCTCTGGAAGAGCGGCAAGCACCTCGACGTCATCCTGCCGCTCGTCGTGGTGGTGACTCTGGTGACCGCCTGCGTGCGCTGGCCGCAGCGCGCCCTGCGCCTCGCGGTGGGCTTCGTGCTGGTGCTTTCGCCGTTCGTCGCAGTGACCTTCGGTCGCGCCGCGCTGATCCTGCTGCAGGTCAATCCCAGCGAGGCGTTGGCGTCGAAGGCTCCATCGGTCGATGCAGACGTGCCGCGGCGCGCGGGACCGCGCGTCGTGCTGGTGGTCATGGACGCGATGGGACGGCGGCACGCCATCGACGCACGGCCGGATTCCATCGAGATGCCGGCCTTGGACCGCCTGCGCGCCGAGGGGCTCGATGCCACGCAGGTGACGCAGATCGGGCGGCAGACGAAGATCTCCGTGCCGGGCATGCTGAGCGGCCTGGAGGTGGAGGCATCGGAGCCGGAGGGTGCGGACGAGTTGATCCTGACGCTCGAGGACGGCCGTACCGTGCCGTGGAGCGAGACGGACAACCTGATCGACGAGGCGCAGTCGCTTGGTGGCGTGGGCGTGATCGCCGGCTGGTATCACCCGTATTGCCGCATCTTCGAGCACTCCGACGCCTGCGAGACGTATCCGGCTCGCACGGTGGGCTCGCGGGCCCGCGACACGGGATTCTGGCGCGCGGTCGCCGAGCAGCAGTTGGCGCTGGTGCCGTACCTGAGCCTATGGCTGCGCCAGGTCGAGATCGTCGAGACGCAGCGCGAAGACCTCGCCCAGGCCGCGGTGCTCGGCGAGCGCGGCTTCGTGTTCCTGCACGTGATCGCACCGCACACGCCGTGGATCTGGGACCATGAGGAGCAGGACTACACGCTCACCGAGTTCAGTCCCGACGGCATGTTCTTCAATCTGGAGCTCGCCGACGTCATGCTCGGCGAGATCCGGGAGGCGATGGAGCGCGCGGGGCAGTGGGACAGCACCGCCGTCATCGTGACGTCCGACCACGTGGCGCAGTATCGGCCGCGCTGGATCGAAGAGCCGGAAGACACGCGCGTGCCGTTCATCGTGAAGCTGGCGGGCGCGCGCGGCGGCCTGTCGTATGCGCGCGCCCTGGATGGCATCGTCGTGCACGAACTCGCATCCGCGCTCCTCCGCGACGAGATCCCGGACTACGCGAGCCTCGTGGCGTGGCTCGACGCGCACGCCGCGCCCCGAGACAGCACTCAGTAG
- a CDS encoding NAD(P)-dependent alcohol dehydrogenase → MRAFVVTKYGSPDVLALRELPYPVPKPGSLLVRVRACTVTSADCRIRGLNVPRGFRQVMRLALGGQAPRQPVLGSEFAGEVIGVGAGVTRFALGDEVFGMSANLGAHAELLVVRETAALALKPASLSFAEAASLPFGATTMLDFYRRGRLAPGEQVLVNGASGAVGVAAIQLAVAEGAAVTAVCSGANAELVRSLGARHVIDYSREDFTLGGPRYDIIVDAVGTAPFARSRLALRPGGRLLAVLADLPAILSAPWQSLGNYSVIAGPVSERASDVQRIAELAASGTLRPVIDRWFAFEELPAAHRYVDTGRKRGSVVIDVAGEGR, encoded by the coding sequence ATGCGCGCGTTTGTCGTGACCAAGTACGGCTCGCCAGATGTCCTGGCTCTGCGTGAGCTGCCCTACCCCGTACCGAAGCCCGGCAGCCTGCTCGTGCGTGTGCGCGCCTGCACGGTGACCTCGGCAGACTGCCGTATCCGTGGCCTCAATGTGCCCCGCGGCTTCAGACAGGTGATGCGCCTTGCCCTCGGAGGCCAGGCACCGCGTCAGCCGGTGCTGGGCTCCGAATTCGCCGGCGAGGTGATTGGCGTCGGGGCGGGCGTGACGCGATTCGCGCTGGGCGACGAAGTGTTCGGCATGAGCGCGAACCTTGGGGCGCACGCCGAGCTGCTCGTGGTCCGCGAGACGGCAGCGCTCGCGCTGAAGCCGGCGAGCTTGAGCTTCGCAGAGGCGGCGTCGCTTCCCTTCGGCGCGACGACCATGCTCGACTTCTACCGACGCGGGCGCCTGGCGCCGGGCGAGCAGGTGCTGGTGAACGGCGCGTCTGGTGCGGTCGGTGTCGCCGCCATCCAGCTCGCGGTCGCTGAGGGCGCAGCGGTCACGGCGGTGTGCAGTGGCGCCAACGCGGAGCTCGTGCGATCGCTCGGCGCGCGGCACGTGATCGACTACTCGCGCGAAGACTTCACGCTGGGCGGGCCACGCTATGACATCATCGTCGATGCAGTCGGCACCGCGCCCTTCGCCCGCAGTCGCCTGGCGCTGCGTCCGGGCGGTCGCCTGCTCGCGGTGCTCGCCGACCTCCCGGCAATCCTCTCCGCGCCCTGGCAGTCGCTCGGCAACTATAGCGTGATTGCCGGGCCCGTCAGCGAGCGCGCCAGCGATGTGCAGCGGATCGCAGAGCTCGCGGCAAGCGGCACACTCCGCCCCGTCATTGACCGGTGGTTCGCGTTCGAGGAGCTGCCGGCGGCGCACCGGTATGTAGACACCGGGCGCAAGCGTGGCTCGGTGGTCATCGATGTGGCGGGAGAGGGTCGCTAA
- the katG gene encoding catalase/peroxidase HPI yields MSDSAKSGGKCPVMHGSPSAVKAGGRSNRDWWPNQLNIGILHQNPPAGDPMGAAFDYAKEFATLDLDAVVADLKALMTDSQDWWPADYGHYGPLMIRMAWHSAGTYRTADGRGGAGNGTQRFAPLNSWPDNGNLDKARRLLWPIKQKYGKKLSWADLMILAGNVALESMGFKTFGFAGGRADVWEPEQDIYWGPEADMLGDKRYSGDRELENPLAAVQMGLIYVNPEGPNGKPDPLASARDIRETFRRMAMNDEETVALTAGGHTFGKMHGAGDPALVGKEPEGASMEEQGLGWKNALGTGKGEFTTTSGLEGAWTPTPTQWDNSYFETLFKWEWELVKSPAGAWIWEPKDKEAARTVPDAHVKGKFVLPAMSTADMAMREDPAYRKISERFHKHPEQLADAFARAWFKLTHRDMGPRARYLGKLVPSEVLSWQDPVPAVDHPLVDAKDIAALKATLLKSGLSISELVSTAWASASTFRGSDKRGGANGARIRLAPQKDWEVNEPRQLTRVLAVLEKIQAEFNAAQKGGKKVSLADLIVLGGVAAIEEAARKGGLNITVPFTPGRSDATQEQTDVESFAWLEPQADGFRNWQKTRFSVSAEEMLLDKAQLLTLTAPEMTALVGGLRVLGANHGGSKHGVLTTRPETLTNDFFVNLLDMGVEWKSVSEAQELFEARDRKTGAVKWTGTRNDLVFGSHSQLRALAEAFAESDAQERFAKTFVAAWTKVMDADRFDLAK; encoded by the coding sequence ATGTCCGATAGCGCGAAGTCCGGGGGCAAGTGCCCCGTGATGCATGGCAGCCCCAGCGCCGTGAAGGCCGGTGGGCGCTCGAACCGCGACTGGTGGCCCAACCAGCTCAACATCGGGATCCTGCACCAGAACCCGCCCGCCGGCGATCCGATGGGCGCGGCGTTCGACTACGCCAAGGAGTTTGCGACGCTCGACCTCGACGCCGTGGTCGCCGATCTCAAGGCGCTGATGACGGACTCGCAGGACTGGTGGCCGGCCGACTACGGCCACTACGGCCCGCTGATGATCCGCATGGCCTGGCATTCGGCGGGCACCTACCGCACGGCCGACGGCCGCGGTGGCGCGGGCAACGGCACGCAGCGCTTTGCGCCGCTCAACTCGTGGCCGGACAACGGCAACCTCGACAAGGCCCGCCGCCTGCTGTGGCCGATTAAGCAGAAGTACGGCAAGAAGCTCTCCTGGGCGGATCTCATGATCCTCGCCGGCAACGTCGCGCTGGAGTCGATGGGCTTCAAGACCTTCGGCTTCGCCGGCGGTCGTGCGGACGTGTGGGAGCCCGAGCAGGACATCTATTGGGGCCCAGAGGCGGACATGCTGGGCGACAAGCGCTACTCCGGGGACCGTGAGCTCGAGAACCCGCTCGCCGCGGTGCAGATGGGTCTCATCTACGTGAATCCCGAAGGCCCGAACGGCAAGCCGGATCCGCTGGCCTCGGCGCGCGACATCCGTGAGACCTTCCGCCGCATGGCGATGAACGACGAAGAGACCGTCGCGCTCACCGCCGGCGGCCACACCTTTGGCAAGATGCACGGCGCGGGCGATCCGGCGCTCGTGGGCAAGGAGCCGGAAGGCGCGTCGATGGAAGAGCAGGGACTCGGCTGGAAGAACGCCCTCGGCACGGGCAAGGGCGAGTTCACCACGACCTCGGGCCTCGAGGGCGCATGGACGCCGACGCCGACGCAGTGGGACAACAGCTACTTCGAGACGCTGTTCAAGTGGGAGTGGGAGCTGGTGAAGTCGCCGGCTGGCGCTTGGATCTGGGAGCCGAAGGACAAGGAGGCCGCCCGCACCGTGCCCGACGCGCACGTGAAGGGCAAGTTCGTGCTGCCGGCGATGTCCACGGCCGACATGGCGATGCGTGAGGATCCGGCGTATCGCAAGATCTCCGAGCGCTTCCATAAGCACCCCGAGCAACTGGCCGACGCCTTCGCGCGCGCCTGGTTCAAGCTCACGCACCGCGACATGGGTCCGCGCGCGCGCTACCTCGGCAAGCTGGTGCCGAGCGAAGTGCTGAGCTGGCAGGATCCGGTGCCCGCCGTGGATCACCCGCTCGTGGACGCCAAGGACATCGCGGCCCTCAAGGCCACGCTGCTCAAGAGCGGCCTGAGCATCAGCGAGCTGGTGAGCACCGCATGGGCCTCGGCGTCGACGTTCCGTGGCAGCGACAAGCGCGGCGGTGCCAACGGCGCCCGCATCCGCCTCGCGCCGCAGAAGGATTGGGAAGTCAACGAGCCGCGCCAGCTGACGCGCGTGCTCGCCGTGCTCGAGAAGATCCAGGCCGAGTTCAACGCCGCGCAGAAGGGCGGCAAGAAGGTGTCCCTGGCCGACCTGATCGTGCTGGGCGGCGTCGCCGCCATCGAGGAAGCGGCGCGCAAGGGCGGTCTCAACATCACCGTGCCGTTCACGCCGGGCCGCAGCGATGCCACGCAGGAGCAGACGGACGTCGAGAGCTTCGCCTGGCTGGAGCCGCAGGCCGACGGCTTCCGCAACTGGCAGAAGACGCGCTTCAGCGTCAGCGCCGAGGAGATGCTGCTCGACAAGGCGCAGCTGCTCACGCTCACCGCGCCGGAGATGACGGCGTTGGTCGGTGGTCTCCGCGTGCTCGGTGCCAACCACGGCGGCAGCAAGCACGGCGTGCTCACCACGCGTCCCGAGACGCTCACGAATGATTTCTTCGTGAACCTCCTCGACATGGGCGTGGAGTGGAAGTCCGTGTCTGAGGCGCAGGAGCTGTTCGAGGCCCGCGATCGCAAGACGGGCGCCGTGAAGTGGACGGGGACGCGCAACGACCTCGTGTTCGGCTCGCACTCGCAGCTGCGTGCGCTGGCCGAAGCCTTTGCGGAGTCGGATGCGCAGGAGCGCTTCGCCAAGACCTTTGTGGCCGCGTGGACAAAGGTGATGGACGCCGATCGCTTCGATCTCGCGAAGTAA
- a CDS encoding DUF4153 domain-containing protein, translating to MTPALARLILPTALALGLLADYLFRAHQPRAGFAVWCLVALGAALLLQRERERTLIIGAAAALVLLLVLREAPILYALNGFALFITLLLVAWRALGRSVAQLEPRDALIGGVAAVASLAGGTPTLLMRDANASALGEQVKGNYKTFGIGAIVALPVLLMVTGLLASADPLFAGFLDEAGALLDTTLAEHIGVTLATAWISAGALRGSLVPLAIDGTRFRKTWELPLSTFLPALGGLTLLLSAWIGLQVRAMFGGAAYVAATSGVTVAEYARNGFFELIVIAGMVLAVLLVTDDLLVRGAESARRSFRTLGGILIALVAAVLVSALMRLSLYLGFYGLTEDRVMALAVLVWVAAVLGWFAFTVLRGERLRFARGVLAISAVWLGLLNLANPERWVVETNVRRAERGLDFDIAYHATLSADALPALERAAERLGEPRATELRTAVAARWTERNARRANDWREWTLPYLLHGRTQ from the coding sequence ATGACCCCCGCACTCGCCCGCCTCATCCTGCCGACCGCGCTCGCGCTCGGCTTGCTCGCGGACTATCTCTTCCGCGCGCACCAACCGCGCGCCGGTTTCGCCGTGTGGTGCCTCGTGGCGCTGGGCGCCGCGCTTCTATTGCAGCGCGAGCGTGAGCGGACACTCATCATCGGCGCCGCGGCCGCACTGGTTCTCCTGCTCGTGCTGCGCGAGGCGCCCATACTCTATGCCCTGAATGGATTCGCGCTGTTCATCACGCTGCTGCTGGTGGCCTGGCGTGCGCTGGGCCGCTCCGTCGCGCAGCTCGAACCGCGCGATGCGCTGATCGGTGGCGTGGCGGCCGTGGCCAGCCTGGCCGGCGGCACGCCGACGCTGCTGATGCGCGACGCCAACGCCAGCGCGCTCGGCGAGCAGGTGAAGGGCAACTACAAGACCTTTGGCATCGGCGCGATCGTCGCACTGCCCGTGCTGCTCATGGTCACCGGCCTGTTGGCCTCGGCAGATCCGCTGTTCGCCGGCTTCCTCGACGAAGCCGGCGCGCTGCTCGATACCACGCTGGCCGAGCACATCGGCGTGACGCTGGCCACGGCGTGGATCTCGGCCGGCGCACTGCGTGGCTCCCTCGTGCCGCTGGCGATTGACGGCACTCGCTTCCGGAAGACGTGGGAACTTCCGCTCTCGACCTTCCTCCCCGCGCTCGGCGGTCTCACGCTGCTACTCAGCGCGTGGATCGGCCTGCAGGTGCGTGCGATGTTCGGCGGCGCGGCCTACGTCGCCGCGACCTCTGGCGTGACGGTCGCGGAGTATGCGCGCAACGGATTCTTCGAGTTGATCGTGATCGCCGGCATGGTCTTGGCCGTGCTCTTGGTGACCGACGATTTGCTCGTGCGCGGCGCGGAGTCAGCGCGCCGCAGCTTCCGCACGCTGGGCGGCATTCTGATTGCACTCGTCGCCGCGGTGCTCGTCTCGGCCCTCATGCGCCTGTCGCTGTACTTGGGCTTCTACGGACTCACGGAAGACCGCGTGATGGCGCTGGCCGTGCTCGTGTGGGTCGCGGCCGTGCTCGGCTGGTTCGCGTTCACGGTGCTGCGCGGTGAGCGGCTGCGCTTTGCGCGTGGCGTGCTGGCGATCTCGGCCGTCTGGCTGGGCCTGCTGAACCTCGCGAACCCCGAGCGCTGGGTCGTGGAGACCAATGTGCGCCGCGCCGAACGCGGATTGGACTTCGACATCGCGTATCACGCCACGCTGTCCGCCGATGCGCTCCCGGCGCTTGAGCGCGCCGCCGAGCGACTTGGCGAGCCGCGGGCGACGGAGCTGCGCACGGCGGTTGCCGCGCGCTGGACGGAGCGGAACGCCCGCCGCGCCAACGACTGGCGTGAGTGGACCCTTCCCTACCTGCTCCACGGACGTACACAATAG
- a CDS encoding ABC transporter ATP-binding protein, with product MIHDQLVCQDLHVVFADGTAALRGVDLALGDGIVGLVGANGAGKTTLLRVMAGMLAPSSGSVLVGGRSAIAHRVAVGVGSIPDGARLPQYLRVDAFLDGLRRAAGSPAETASEGEIRRALCISDLGERPLAALSLGQRRRVELAAALIGDPDLLLLDEPTNGLDPLAMTALRSGLLAARRPGRLIVVSSHHLDELQRIAEWIVVMHEGRVVASESASTLLAIGSSLEAVFLATAGHAHA from the coding sequence ATGATTCATGACCAACTCGTGTGCCAGGATCTGCATGTCGTGTTCGCCGACGGCACCGCCGCGCTCCGTGGCGTCGATCTCGCGCTGGGCGATGGCATCGTCGGTCTCGTCGGGGCCAACGGGGCCGGCAAGACCACGCTGCTGCGCGTGATGGCCGGCATGCTCGCCCCGAGTTCCGGCAGCGTGCTCGTGGGCGGCCGGAGTGCCATCGCGCATCGCGTCGCGGTCGGCGTCGGAAGCATTCCCGACGGCGCGCGATTGCCGCAGTATCTCCGGGTCGACGCATTTCTCGACGGGCTGCGCCGCGCAGCCGGGTCCCCGGCCGAGACCGCCAGCGAAGGCGAGATCCGGCGCGCACTCTGCATCTCGGACCTCGGCGAGCGCCCGCTCGCCGCGCTCTCGCTCGGCCAACGCCGCCGCGTCGAACTCGCCGCCGCGCTCATCGGAGATCCCGACCTGCTCCTGCTCGACGAGCCCACGAACGGCCTCGACCCGCTCGCCATGACCGCGCTTCGCAGCGGCTTGCTCGCCGCCCGGCGCCCCGGACGGCTCATCGTCGTGAGCTCGCACCATCTGGACGAACTCCAGCGCATCGCCGAGTGGATCGTGGTGATGCACGAGGGACGTGTGGTCGCCAGCGAATCGGCAAGCACGCTGCTCGCCATCGGGAGTTCGCTCGAGGCGGTGTTCCTCGCGACGGCAGGCCATGCGCATGCCTAA
- a CDS encoding class I SAM-dependent methyltransferase, translating into MTHDPSRIGSSFRDPSGFLFRRDGVLLRQVQERYRPHYEQLKSSGLYAALTAEGLLVPHEERPLREAAAPGAAFVLQPELLPFISLPYEWCFAQRQAAALLTLRVQEMALAHGMTLKDASAFNVQFRGVQPVLIDTLSFERYDEGRPWVAYRQFCQHFLAPLVLQARLDVRLGALLRQYLDGIPLDLASTLLPRRSWMSPAVLMHIHLHAQSIAKHAATEGARSGTRPGAAPATARVSKIGLEGLLASLKGAVSSLRWQAGTEWGAYEETHNYDAAGRASKQGLVADFVRAANAQRVIDLGANAGEYSRVARDAGATLVVAADGDPMAVERGFRRLREAGESGVHPLLVDLTNPAPAQGWDHAEWPALAERGPFDAVLALALVHHLAIGNNVPLGGVAQLLAHLGTQVIIEWVPKPDPQVQRLLSAREDIFDGYTEEGLVAAFAAVGLHPRQRVAVGTSGRTLFRFAA; encoded by the coding sequence ATGACGCACGATCCCTCGCGGATCGGCAGTTCGTTCCGGGATCCGAGCGGCTTTCTCTTTCGCCGCGATGGGGTGCTCCTGCGCCAGGTGCAGGAGCGGTATCGCCCCCACTACGAGCAACTGAAGTCCAGCGGTCTCTATGCCGCCCTCACGGCGGAGGGGCTGCTCGTGCCGCACGAGGAGCGGCCCCTGCGCGAGGCGGCGGCCCCGGGGGCCGCCTTCGTCCTGCAGCCGGAACTGCTGCCGTTCATCTCGCTGCCTTATGAATGGTGCTTTGCGCAGCGGCAAGCGGCGGCACTGCTCACGCTGCGCGTGCAGGAGATGGCACTCGCGCACGGCATGACGCTCAAGGATGCCAGCGCCTTCAACGTGCAGTTCCGCGGCGTGCAGCCCGTGCTCATTGATACCCTCTCGTTCGAGCGCTACGACGAGGGCAGGCCGTGGGTGGCGTACCGACAGTTTTGCCAGCACTTCCTCGCGCCGCTGGTCCTGCAGGCCCGGCTCGACGTGCGGCTCGGCGCTCTGCTGCGGCAGTACCTCGACGGCATCCCGCTCGACCTGGCCTCGACGCTGCTCCCGCGGCGCAGCTGGATGAGCCCGGCGGTGCTCATGCACATTCATCTCCATGCCCAGAGCATCGCCAAGCACGCGGCCACGGAGGGCGCGCGCTCCGGCACCCGCCCGGGCGCAGCTCCCGCGACGGCGCGCGTCAGCAAGATCGGGTTGGAGGGGCTGCTCGCGTCGCTGAAGGGCGCCGTCTCGAGCCTCAGGTGGCAGGCGGGGACCGAATGGGGCGCGTACGAGGAGACGCACAACTATGACGCGGCCGGTCGGGCGTCGAAGCAGGGGCTCGTCGCCGACTTCGTGCGTGCGGCCAACGCCCAGCGCGTGATCGACCTCGGCGCCAACGCCGGCGAGTATTCCCGCGTGGCCCGCGATGCCGGCGCGACGCTGGTGGTGGCGGCCGACGGCGACCCGATGGCCGTGGAGCGCGGGTTCCGTCGCCTGCGCGAGGCCGGCGAGTCCGGCGTGCATCCGTTGCTGGTCGACCTGACGAATCCCGCCCCTGCGCAAGGCTGGGATCACGCGGAGTGGCCCGCGCTGGCGGAGCGCGGACCGTTCGACGCGGTGCTCGCCTTGGCGCTCGTGCATCACCTGGCGATCGGCAACAACGTACCGCTCGGTGGCGTGGCGCAGTTGTTGGCACACCTTGGCACGCAGGTGATCATCGAGTGGGTGCCGAAGCCGGACCCGCAAGTGCAACGGCTGCTCTCGGCGCGCGAGGACATTTTCGACGGCTATACGGAGGAAGGCCTCGTCGCCGCGTTCGCCGCGGTGGGCCTGCACCCGCGCCAGCGAGTGGCGGTGGGGACGTCGGGGCGCACGCTCTTCCGGTTCGCCGCGTGA
- a CDS encoding serine hydrolase domain-containing protein: protein MRKHPLLLLLGLGVAELSTARLSAAQSQTSLPGGAMSSIAPPARFADPARREKLRTAIPRIDSLMRRFAEQQRVPGWAYGIVIDGRLEHVVAGGLRNVEQRAATDTATVFRIASMSKSFAAVAILQLRDAGKLSLDDPAERYVPELGSLRYASGDAPKITIRHLLTHSAGFPEDNPWGDQQLDASEEAFSAMMRSGIPFSTTPGTAYEYSNYGFAILGRVVRNVAGMPYAQYLRERILLPLGMRHTYLESADVPAERLAYGYRLEDGSWKLEPPLPDGAFGVMGGMLTTPADLSRWVAFMLDAWPSRDGADAGPLSRSSRREMQQIQRYSGLSTFVNAGSIASNAGGYGYGLRVSENCDIRVNVSHTGGLPGYGSIMRWLPEEGVGIIALGSLTYTPWTPIVEQAITMLRETGGLVRRELQPAPVLETRRAQVTRLVQQWSTPLADSLAAMNLFRDESAERRQALIATRVREAGGECRNEGPFVVENALRGRWRMRCARGDLLVGITLAPTEPATVQLLNVQAIRPESELRPAATCRRQN from the coding sequence ATGCGCAAGCATCCACTATTGCTCCTCCTCGGGCTCGGCGTCGCCGAACTCTCCACCGCGCGGCTGAGCGCGGCGCAGTCCCAGACGTCCCTCCCGGGCGGCGCGATGAGTTCCATCGCGCCGCCTGCGCGCTTTGCGGACCCTGCGCGGCGCGAAAAGCTGCGCACGGCGATCCCGCGCATCGACTCGCTCATGCGGCGCTTCGCCGAGCAGCAGCGCGTGCCGGGCTGGGCCTATGGCATCGTGATTGATGGCCGCCTCGAACACGTGGTCGCCGGTGGGCTTCGCAACGTGGAGCAGCGTGCCGCGACGGACACGGCGACGGTGTTCCGCATTGCCTCGATGAGCAAGAGCTTCGCGGCCGTGGCCATCCTGCAGCTGCGCGATGCCGGCAAGCTCTCGCTGGATGACCCCGCCGAGCGCTACGTGCCCGAGCTGGGAAGCCTGCGCTACGCGAGCGGCGATGCACCGAAGATCACGATCCGGCACTTGCTCACGCATTCCGCGGGCTTCCCCGAGGACAATCCTTGGGGTGACCAGCAGCTGGATGCCAGCGAGGAGGCCTTCAGCGCCATGATGCGCAGCGGGATTCCCTTCTCGACGACGCCTGGCACGGCCTACGAGTACTCGAACTACGGCTTCGCGATCCTCGGGCGCGTCGTGCGCAACGTGGCTGGCATGCCGTACGCGCAGTACCTGCGTGAGCGCATCCTGCTGCCGTTGGGCATGCGGCACACGTATTTGGAATCCGCCGATGTGCCGGCAGAGCGGCTGGCGTATGGATATCGCCTGGAGGACGGCAGCTGGAAGCTTGAGCCGCCGCTGCCCGACGGGGCATTTGGCGTGATGGGCGGTATGCTGACGACGCCGGCGGATCTCTCGCGCTGGGTGGCGTTCATGCTGGACGCTTGGCCCTCGCGTGATGGCGCTGATGCCGGACCGCTGTCACGCAGTTCGAGGCGCGAGATGCAGCAGATCCAGCGCTACAGCGGGCTCTCGACCTTCGTGAACGCCGGGTCCATCGCGTCGAATGCGGGCGGCTATGGTTATGGTCTCCGCGTGAGCGAGAACTGCGATATCCGCGTGAATGTGTCGCACACCGGTGGCCTGCCGGGCTACGGCTCCATCATGCGCTGGTTGCCGGAGGAAGGCGTGGGCATCATCGCCTTGGGCAGCCTGACCTACACGCCGTGGACGCCGATCGTGGAGCAGGCCATTACGATGCTGCGTGAGACGGGTGGCCTAGTGCGGCGCGAGCTGCAGCCGGCGCCGGTGCTCGAGACGCGCCGCGCGCAGGTCACGCGCCTGGTGCAGCAGTGGTCCACGCCCCTAGCCGACTCGTTGGCGGCGATGAACCTGTTCCGCGATGAATCGGCGGAGCGGCGGCAGGCGCTGATCGCGACGCGCGTGCGTGAGGCGGGCGGTGAGTGCCGTAACGAGGGGCCCTTCGTGGTGGAGAACGCGCTGCGCGGCCGCTGGCGGATGCGTTGCGCGCGTGGCGATCTGCTGGTGGGTATCACGCTCGCACCCACCGAACCGGCGACCGTGCAGTTGCTCAACGTGCAGGCGATCCGACCCGAGTCGGAGCTACGGCCGGCTGCGACCTGCCGACGCCAGAACTAG